CGTCGGTGGCAAGAACTTCAAGGTGCACCTGGACGGCTTCAACCAGTTGGATTACCTGACTGGCAAGAGCGACAAGAGTGCGCGCAAGGAGTTCTACTACTTCAACGACGATGGCGAACTGGTGGGCATGCGCTTCAACGACTGGAAGATCGTCTGGTGCGAACAGCGCGCGCCGGGTGGCCTGAAGGTCTGGAGCGAACCCTTCACCTGCCTGCGGGTACCCAAGCTGTTCAACCTGCGCATGGACCCGTACGAGCGGGCGGACGTGGTTTCCGACCAGTACTACGACTGGCTGACCAAGAACGATTACCTGCTCTTCCAGGGCACTCGCAAGGCAGCGGGCTTCCTGCAGACCTTCGTCGACTACCCGCCGAGCCAGAAACCGGCCAGCTTCAGCATCGACCAGATCCGCGAGAACGTGGACAAGCAGATCGAAGCGAAGATGAAGCAACAGGGCGCCAAGTAACGTAAGGTGCCACCCGGACGTCCTTCGCGGACGTCCCCCCCAGCCCGCGACGGTTCATCCGCCGCGGGCTTTCCTCTGTCTGACAAGGCGTAGTCGATGTCCTCAGCCGCCGGTTCCTCCCGTATGAGTTCCTCCCGCAGCGCAGAACGAACCACCCGTCCGGGTAAACAGTCGCGACTGCTGATTCCCGCGCTGTTGCTGTTCGTCTCGGGGGGCGCGGCGCTGGTCTACCAGGTGCTGTGGGTCAAGCAACTGTCGCTTGTGGTCGGCGTCGAAGTCTTCGCCGTGACCACGGCGATCAGTGCCTTTTTCGCCGGGCTGGCCCTGGGTGGGCTGGCCTTCGGGCGCTGGGCCGACCGCCTGCGGCGTCCGATCCTCCTGTATGCGGCCCTCGAGCTACTGGTCGCCGTCCTCGGAGTCGCCGCCACGCTGGCACTGTCCGCCGCCGCGGAGCCCTTTGCCCGCCTGGAGGAGCGTGTCGGCCTGCTGGCCTGGCTGCTACCGTTCCTGCTGGTCGGCGGGCCTGCGTTCTTCATGGGCGGCACACTGCCGGTGCTGATCCGCGCCGTGCAACCCGATACCGAACACATGGGCCGCGCCGGCGGCGGGCTGTATGCCGCCAACACCACCGGCGCCATCGCCGGAACCCTGCTGGCGGCCTTCCTGTTGCTGCCAACCCTGGGCGTGATGGGCAGCGCCTATGCCGCTGCCGCGCTCAATCTGCTGGCCGCCGTGGGCGCGCTGATCGCCCAGCGCGGCGCCGTCGAACCGGCAGCCCAGGCTGTCGCCGCCAGCGGGAAACGCAGCCCGGCGGCGCGCCTGGCGATTGCGCTGTATTGCCTCGCCGGGGGCGTGGCGCTGGGCTACGAGGTGGTGTGGACGCAGTCCATCGTACAGTTCATGAGCACCCGCGCCTTCGCCTTTGCGGTGGTGCTGGCCACCTACCTGCTCGGCCTGGTGCTGGGCAGTGCGCTCTACGCGCGGCGAGCCGATCGGATCCGCGATCCCTGGGGCGTGTTCGCGATGCTGATCGCCGCCGCCGGCCTGCTGGCCATCCTGCAGATCGCCGGGCTCGGCCAGTGGCTGGTGGCGGCGCAGGGTCGCGCTGAATACTGGGTGCTGAGCCTGGGTGGCAGCGAGCTGGCGGGGATGTCCGCGCGCTTCGCGGTGGCCGCGCTGTGCGTGGTGTTCCTGCCGACCACCTTGCTCGGCGCGGCGTTCCCCCTGGCGCTGCGCCTGTCGGTGGACAGCGGTCACGTTGGCCGCGATGTCGGTCTGGTGGTGGCGTTGAACACCCTGGGCGGCATCCTCGGCGTCATCCTGACCGGTTTCGTGCTGGTGCCGACGCTGGGCCTGGTGCGCACCCTGGCGGTACTCGCCATCCTGGCCGCGGCCATCGGCCTGCTGGCGGTCTGGCGCGGGGTGGGCGTCGGGAAGGGCGGGCGCCTCGCCGTCGTGGCGATCGCCCTCGCGACCCTGGCGACCAGCGTGCTGACCTCGCCGCGCCATCTCGCCGAGCTGATGCCGGCGGCACGCCACGGCCAGATCACCTTCTACCAGGAAGGGCGCGGCGGCACCGTCGCCGTGGTGGAGCAGGGCAAGGGCGATCGACGCTTCAACCGTCTGTACATCCAGGGCGTTTCCAATACCGGCGATGCCATGCCTTCACTGCGCTACATGCGCCTGCAGGCGCTGTTGCCGCTGCTGATCCATCGTGGCGAGCCGCGTTCCTCGCTGGTCATCGGCTTCGGCACCGGCATCACCGCCGGCGCGATGCTGCGCTACCGCGACCTGCAGCATCCGGTGGTGGCCGAACTACTGCCCGAAGTGCTGGCCGCCGCGCCCCACTTCCAGGGTACGTTCGGCGCCATCAGCGATCCGCGCCTGGAAATCCGCCTGCGCGACGGGCGCCGCGAACTGCTGCGCAGCGACGAGCGCTACGACATGATCACTCTGGAGCCACCACCACCGTCGGCCGCCGGGGTGGTCAACCTGTACTCGCGGGACTTCTACCGCCTGGCCGCCCGGCGCCTGCAGGAAAACGGCGTCGTCGCCCAATGGCTGCCGCTGCCGACGCAGAATGACGAAGACAGCCGCTCGCTGGTGCGCAGCTTCATCGACGTATTCCCCTACGCCTCGCTGTGGACCACCGAGTTCCACGAGATGCTGATGGTCGGCTCGTTGCAGCCCCAGCAGTTGGATGTCCCGCGTATCCGCCAGCGCTTCGAGCAACCGGAAGTCGCCGCGGCCCTGCGCGAAGTGGGGGTCGATTCGCCGCAAGCGCTGCTCGCCACCTGGATCACCGACCGCGATGGCCTGCAGCGCTACGCAGGCGATGCCCCGGCGGTGACCGACGACCAGCCGCGCATCGAATACGCACCCTGGGTACGCTCCCGGGAAATCACCCGGGTGTTGCCGACCCTGCTGGCGTTGCGCTCGGCGCCGCCGCTGGAAGCGGCCGAACCCTCGTTCCGGGGTGCGGTGGACGACCAGTGGCAAAGCCTGCGCCGCTTCTACGGCCTGGGCCTGCACGCCTACCGTGGCGAGCGCGACGCCTGGGCGCGGGATGTACGGCAGATCGCCCGGGAGGAGGGCGATAACCCGTACTACCGCTGGTTCCTGGGAGGGCCCTGATACGACGAGGCGCCGGGGATACCGGCGCCTCGCTCTGCTGCTCGACGGATCAGCGGGAGCTGTCGCTGCGCTCGGCTTGCCCGTCATCGACCTCCACGGCCGCCGCCTGTTGCGAGGCGAGCTGATCCACCCACGAATTGAACAGCTCATAGCCCACGGCCAGCACCACGGGACCGATGAACAGGCCGATGATGCCGTTACTGATCATCCCGCCCAGGGCGCCGATCAGGACCACCGGCATGGGCACGGCGACGCCGCGCCCCAGCATCAGCGGCTTGAGCACGTTGTCCGAGAGCCCGGCGGCGATGGTCCAGATGGCGAACAGGATGGTGGTGGCACCCACGCCGTCCTGGCTGAAGACGTACAGCACCACCGGCAGGGTGATCAGCAGTACCGGGAGCTGCATGATGCCCAGCAGCAGCACCAGCAGGGCGATCAGGCCCGCGCCCGGTACGCCCATCAGCACCAGCGCCACGCCGATCAGCAGCATCTGGATGAAGGCGATGCCCACCACGCCCTGGGCCACCGCGCGAATGGTGGCGGCGCACAGCGTGGCCAGTTCCTGCCCCCGTTCCGGGCTGAAGATACGCTGGGCGATGACCGTGGCGCGGTGTGCGCCGCGTTGGCCGTTGGCCATGATCACGCCGGCGATGATCAGGGCGACGACGAAGACCAGCACGCCAGTGCCGACCCCGGCCAGTTTCACCAGCAGCGTCTTGCTGAGGTCCTTCAGGTGCGGCACTACCTGCTGCAGGGCCCAGCTCAGGTCCCCGGAGGCGTGGTTCCAGATGCGGAAGAGCGGTTCGCCGATCACCGGCCACTCCTGTACCGCCGGGGTGGGCGGCGGGATTTCCAGCTTCCAGTCCTGGGCCGAGTGCAGGGCCGCCTGCACCGAGCTGGCGATGGATTCGCCGAGGAACGCCAGCGGCGCGATCAGGCAGACCAGAGCCAGCAGCACCAGCAGGATGGCCGCCTTGCCGGGGGAGATACCGATGCCGTTGGCGATGCGTGAATTGAGCGGGTACAGGGTGACGGCCAGTATCACCGCCCAGAGCATGACGCCGAGGAAGGGACGAAAGATCTCGTAGCAGAAGATCACCAGGCCGGCGATCAGGCCCGCCCGGATCAGGACATCCAGGTATTCGCGGGCACCGCTGATCTCGAGGAATTTTCGACTGGTCATCGTGTGTTGCTCCTTCTGCCTTGGCTGCCCGGTATGGATCGACGGCGCACGGCCCGTCCATGCCGTCTATTTCGCTACTAGCAGGCTAGACGAGCGCACCTGCCGTTCAAGTGAGCGGAGGGAGGAAGTGCTCATTTAACGACAGCGATCGCTCAGGCCGCCGTCAACGCGATGATGATCGGCCCGCAGACCGCCAGCGGCACATTGGAAATCGCGTAGCACACGGTGAAGCTGATGGCTGTGCCCAGCGTCCGGCGGCGCACTGTCGCGAAATGAAAACGATAAAACCGGCAAGCCCGGAATCTTCGACTAGGCTTGCGCTGCGTAGTCGTTCGAGCATTCCCGTATCCGCCTCGCCGGAGGGCTGACACTCGCGTCGAACGTTGAAATCACCGCTCGGAAGCCCGCATGCCCCAGGCCCATGACCTGATCATCTGCGAATACTGCGACGCCGTTTACCAGCGCGCTTCGTTGCAGCGTCACCAGCGCGCGCTGTGCGTGCGTTGCGGCGGCGTGCTGCAGCGGCATATCGCGCTGACCATCCAGCAGCGCCTGGCCCTGAGCCTGACCGGCGCGGTGCTGCTGGCCTTCGCCAACCTTTACCCGGTGATGACCATCAACATGCAGGGGCTGAGCAATTCGGCGACCCTCTGGGACTCGGTGATGATCCTCAGTACCGGCAGCATCACCTTCATCGCCCTGGTGGTGGCCCTGGCCATCATCCTCGCGCCCATGCTTCAGGTGGCGCTGCTCATCTGGGTGCTGGGGTTCGCCCTGGGAGGGCAGCGCGCGCCGGGCTTCGCTCTGTGCATGCGCGCCCTGGAAGGGGTCCGCCCCTGGAGCATGCTGGAGGTTTGCCTGCTCGGCGCCCTGGTGGCGGTGATCAAGCTGGCCGGGCTGCTGGAAGTGATTCCGGGCATCGGCCTGATGGCCCTGGCCGCCTTGAGCATGCTGCTGATCTATGTGGCCGGACGCGACATCCGCGACCTCTGGGGGCAGGTGTGAGCTCGCCACCACTGGCCCCGGAACTGAACCTCTGCCTGTGTCACGGCTGCGGCCATGCCTGCGACCTGGGGCTTGGCGCGCACCGGTGCGAGCGCTGCGGCGCGCCGTTGCATGCGCGCAAGGCCGATGCCATCCATCGCGGCTGGGCCTACCTGATCGCCGCCCTGGTGTTCTATGTGCCGGCGAACCTGCTGCCGGTGATGCGCACGGAAATGCTTGGCCAGGGCGTCGACAGCACCATCGGTGGCGGCGTGCTGGAGTTCTGGGAAGCGGGCGCCTGGGACATCGCACTGATCATCTTCATCGCCAGCATCGGTGTGCCGGCGATCAAATTCTTCTCCCTGGGCCTGCTGCTGTTCACGGCCCAGCGCCACAGCACCTGGGCGCGCCGGCAGCGCTCGCAGCTGTTTCGCTTCGTGGAACTGATCGGCTACTGGTCGATGCTCGACGTGATGGTCGTGGCGCTGGTCGCCGCCCTGGTGCAGATGCACGGGCTGGGTACCATCGAGCCGCGTCCCGGCATCCTGTTCTTCGGCCTGGTGGTGGTGCTCACCATGCTCTCGGCCATGAGTTTCGATCCACGTCTGATCTGGGACAGCGATCCGCAGAAGGGAGACCGAGTCGATGGTGCAGGACACCGATAAGCAGGCGCAGCCAGGACACGGGGACGTGCAGACCCGGCGCTGGAACGTATCGCTGGTCTGGATAGTGCCGATCGTCGCGCTGCTGATCGGCGCTTCCCTGGTGGTCCGCAACTGGATGCAGGAGGGGCCGACGATCTCGATTTCCTTCCGCACGGGCGAGGGCCTGGTGGCGCACAAGACCCAGGTGAAGTACCGCAGCGTGGTGATCGGCGAGGTGAGTTCGGTGGAACTGGCGCCCGACCGCAAGAGCGTGATCGCCAAGGTGCAGTTGTCCAAGGAGGCCGAGTCCTTCGCCAGCCGCAGCGCGCGGTTCTGGGTGGTGCGCCCGCGCATCGGCGCCGGAGGTGTTTCCGGCGTGGACACACTGCTGTCGGGCAGCTTCATCGGCGCCGACTCCGGCGATTCGAACATCCCCGAGAAGAGTTTCACCGGCCTGGAGTCGCCGCCGCCGATCACCTATGGCGAGAAGGGCAAGCGCTTCATGCTGACGGCTGGCGACCTGGGTTCGCTGGATATCGGCTCGTCGATCTACTACCGGAAGATTCCGGTGGGGCAGGTGGTGTCCTATGCCTTGAAGGCGGACGGCAAGGGCGTGGACATCGGCGTCTTCGTCGAGGCGCCCTACGACGCCTTCGTCACCCAGGACTCGCGCTTCTGGAACGCCAGCGGCGTGGATGTGGCGGTGGATGCCAACGGCCTGAAGGTCAACACCGAATCGCTGTCCTCGGTCCTGGTCGGCGGCCTGGCCTTCGGCACCCCTGACTATGCCGGCGATGCCAAGCCGGCGACGGACCAGCAGGCCTTCGAGCTGTTCGCCGACCGCGACACGGCACTGGCGCCGCCCAGCGGCAAGCCGCTCTACCTGCGCCTGCGTTTCGACCAGGCCATGCGCGGCCTGTCCGTGGGCGCGCCGGTAGAGTTCATGGGCGTGCCGTTCGGCAAGGTCACCTCGTTGAAGCTGGACTACGACCAGGCCAAGCAGAGCTTCCCGGTCATGGTCGATGCGGTGGTTTACCCGGAACGCCTGGGGCCCGTGCACCAGAAGATGCTCAAGGTCTTCCACCACGCGCCGGAGGACGAGGCCGGCACCCGGAGGCTGCTCGGCGCGTTCGTCGAGCATGGCCTGCGGGCCCAGGCGCGCAGCGGCAACCTGATCACCGGGCAGATGTACGTTTCCCTGGACTTCTACCCCGACGCCAAACCGGTCGCCTTCGATGCCGGCGCCCAGCCATTCTCCATTCCCACCGTCCCCGGCAGCCTGGACAAGCTGCAGGAGCAGTTGCAGCAGGTGGTGGAACGCATCAGCAAACTGCCGCTGGAACGTATCGCCAACAACCTGGACGGCAACCTGCGCGAACTGCAGGCCAGCCTGAAGCAGTTCAACACCCAGACGCTGCCGGGCGTGACCAGCACCCTGGCCGAGGTACGGCAGACCTTGCAGACGGCCAACTCGGCGCTGGCGGAAGATTCGCCGCAGCGCGAGAAGCTCAGCGACACGCTGAACGAACTGGATCGCATGTCGCGCTCGCTGCGCGACCTCTCCGACTACCTCGGCAGGCACCCCGAATCGCTGCTTCGCGGCCGCCCGAAGTCCTCGGACGCGAACAACCTGCAGCCCTGATAGCGCATTGCCAAAGGAGTGAATACAGATGCCGAAGCTGCCGACGCTGCTCATTGCCGGGCTGCTCCCGTTGTTCTGGGGATGCAGCAGCGCGCCGATCCACTACCACACCCTGGTGCCGTCGCAGCCGGAGCGGGGGACGGGCAGCAACATCCGTGTCGAGCGGGTCAGCCTGCCGCCCCAGGTGGACCGCTCGCAGATCGTCGTGCGCCAGGGCGGCAGCGGCCTGGCCATCCTGGAAACCGAATGGTGGGGTGCCAATCTGGTGGACGAGTTCCAGAACGCGCTGCAGGACCAGCTTGGCAGCCCCAGCGGTGGCCTCGCCCCTGCGCTGGTGCAGGTCGAGGTACAGCGCTTCGACTCGGTGCCCGGCCGCTATGCGCTGCTGGACGCCACCTGGCGCCTGAAACGCCCCGGCGTCCAGGAGGACCTGACCTGCCGCACTACCGTGCAGAGTCCGGCGGATAACCGCGTGGAGAGCCTGGTGAGCGCGCACCAGGCCAACCTGCGCAAGCTGGCGGACGCCGTCGCCCGGGCCGCGCGTTCCGGGCAGGGGCGTTGCCCGGCATCCGCGGGTTGAGGCGTCGGGCTCGGTGGACGGGGGCGGACGGGGCGTTCACGCGGACTCGCCCGGCCCCGTGTCCGGCACAACGGTAACCTCGAGAAGCCGGCGCCGCATGGCCAGCGGCGTCATGCCGAACCAGCGCCGGCAGGCCCGGTTGAATACGCTCTGTTCGCTGTAGCCCAGAAGGCCGGCGACCTGCGACATGGGCATGTGGCGCTCGGCGAGATAGCTCTCGGCGCGTGAGCGCCGGGCCTTTTCCAGCAGCGCCTCGAATCCGCAGCCCTGTTCGGCCAGGCGCCGCTGCAGGACCCGCTCGTGCAACCCCAACTGCTCGGCGATCAGCGCCAGGCGGCAGCGCTGGGTCGGCAACATCCGCAGGATCAGACTCTCGACCTGATGCACCAGGCCCGCCGGGGCCTGGGCATCGAAGGGGCTGAGGTAATCGAGCAGCACGCGGTGCAGTTGCGGGTCCTGCTGCTCCACCCGCTGGCTGAGGTGTTCCTTGCGCAGCACCAGCGCGTTGCAGGCCTGCCCGGTGTAGACCGCGGTATTGAAGTAGCGCCGGTAACGCGCCGCGGAGAGCGGCGTGAGGCCGCCCAGCAACAGGGATTTCGCACTGAACCGGGCGCCGCAAAGCAGCTTCATCGTGTTGTGCGCCACCCCCATCGCCAGTTCCTGCATCTGCCGCTGCTGCAACTGGCCCGGCAGGCGGAGATCGATCACCAGTCGCGGCGCCTCCGGGTCGTTGCGGTCGAGTTGAACGTCGATGCCGGGGCTGTGGTAGCCGATGAACCGCGAGACCTCCCCCAGCGCCTGGCCGACGGTGGCAGAGTTGCGTGCGATCAGGGCCACCGGCCCAAGGACATGCAGGTCCTGGTACTCCGCCAGGCGCAGCCCGAAATCCGCGCAGTTCAGCTCGCCTGCGGCGTACTCCAGGACATCCACCAGGGCGCGAAACGGTACCCGGGCCTCATCGTCCTCGAGCAGCCTCGGGTCGATGCGGAAGCGCCTCAGCAGTTGAGTGGGATTGCCGCCCAGTTGGCCCACCAGCTCGGGGAAACCGGTGAAGGAGGTGATACGGATGAGAGCTGTCACAGTCGCCAAAGATCAAAAGTGAGTCGTCAAAGATCAATTAATCTGCGCTTCGCCGGCGAAAAATTCCAGTCCAATGCACCGAGGCCTGTTCCCGGTGCGCCTCTTCCGCAAACCGAGAACAACAATATGGAATTCGATTACATCATTGTGGGTGCGGGTTCGGCCGGCTGCGTCCTGGCGAACCGCCTGAGCGCCGATCCTTCGGTACGGGTCTGCCTGCTGGAGTCGGGTCCGGAAGATCGCTCGCCGCTGATCCATACACCGCTGGGGGTCGCCGCGATCCTGCCGACGCGGCATGTGAACTGGGCGTTCAACACCGTTCCCCAGCCCGGCCTGAACGGCCGGCTGGGCTATCAGCCGCGTGGCAAGACCCTCGGCGGAAGCAGCTCGATCAACGGCATGATCTACATCCGTGGCCACCGGAGCGATTACGACGACTGGAGCGTGCTGGGCAACAGCGGCTGGTCCTACACAGACGTGCTGCCGTACTTCCGCAGGAGCGAGCAGCATCACCGGGGCGAATGCGACTTCCACGGCGGCGATGGCGAGCTGTATGTCGGCCGTGTGCAGCCGCACCGCGCCACGGATGCCTTCCTCAGCGCCGCTCAGCAGGCGGGGCACCGTCGCAACGCGGACTTCAATGGCGCCGAGCAGGAAGGCGTCGGGCACTACGACGTAACCATCCGCGAAGGTCGTCGCTGGAGTACCGCCAGCGCCTTCCTCAAGCCGATCCGCGAACTGCGCGGCAACCTGACCGTACTCACCGGCGCCCACGCGCAGCGCATCCTGTTGCAGGGCAAGCGGGCGTCCGGCGTTCAGGTGTCGATCAAGGGTGAGCGCCTGGAGCTCACGGCGCGCAAGGAGGTACTGCTCTGCGCCGGCGCGTTCGGCAGTCCGCAGTTGCTGATGCTCTCGGGCATCGGCGAGGCCTCCGAGCTCAAGCCCCACGGCATCGCGATGCAGCATGAGCTGCCGGGGGTCGGGCAGAACCTCCAGGACCACCCGGACAGCGTGCTCTGCTACAAGAGCCACGACACCTCGCTGCTGGGCATTTCCGCCAGGGGCACGCTGCGCATGGGCAAGTCCTTCGTCGATTACCTGCGGCATCGGAACGGCCCCTTCGCCAGCAACTGCGCCGAAAGCGGCGGCTTCCTCAAGACCTCGGCGG
This Pseudomonas sp. ATCC 13867 DNA region includes the following protein-coding sequences:
- a CDS encoding fused MFS/spermidine synthase encodes the protein MSSSRSAERTTRPGKQSRLLIPALLLFVSGGAALVYQVLWVKQLSLVVGVEVFAVTTAISAFFAGLALGGLAFGRWADRLRRPILLYAALELLVAVLGVAATLALSAAAEPFARLEERVGLLAWLLPFLLVGGPAFFMGGTLPVLIRAVQPDTEHMGRAGGGLYAANTTGAIAGTLLAAFLLLPTLGVMGSAYAAAALNLLAAVGALIAQRGAVEPAAQAVAASGKRSPAARLAIALYCLAGGVALGYEVVWTQSIVQFMSTRAFAFAVVLATYLLGLVLGSALYARRADRIRDPWGVFAMLIAAAGLLAILQIAGLGQWLVAAQGRAEYWVLSLGGSELAGMSARFAVAALCVVFLPTTLLGAAFPLALRLSVDSGHVGRDVGLVVALNTLGGILGVILTGFVLVPTLGLVRTLAVLAILAAAIGLLAVWRGVGVGKGGRLAVVAIALATLATSVLTSPRHLAELMPAARHGQITFYQEGRGGTVAVVEQGKGDRRFNRLYIQGVSNTGDAMPSLRYMRLQALLPLLIHRGEPRSSLVIGFGTGITAGAMLRYRDLQHPVVAELLPEVLAAAPHFQGTFGAISDPRLEIRLRDGRRELLRSDERYDMITLEPPPPSAAGVVNLYSRDFYRLAARRLQENGVVAQWLPLPTQNDEDSRSLVRSFIDVFPYASLWTTEFHEMLMVGSLQPQQLDVPRIRQRFEQPEVAAALREVGVDSPQALLATWITDRDGLQRYAGDAPAVTDDQPRIEYAPWVRSREITRVLPTLLALRSAPPLEAAEPSFRGAVDDQWQSLRRFYGLGLHAYRGERDAWARDVRQIAREEGDNPYYRWFLGGP
- a CDS encoding PqiC family protein, with amino-acid sequence MPKLPTLLIAGLLPLFWGCSSAPIHYHTLVPSQPERGTGSNIRVERVSLPPQVDRSQIVVRQGGSGLAILETEWWGANLVDEFQNALQDQLGSPSGGLAPALVQVEVQRFDSVPGRYALLDATWRLKRPGVQEDLTCRTTVQSPADNRVESLVSAHQANLRKLADAVARAARSGQGRCPASAG
- a CDS encoding GMC family oxidoreductase, yielding MEFDYIIVGAGSAGCVLANRLSADPSVRVCLLESGPEDRSPLIHTPLGVAAILPTRHVNWAFNTVPQPGLNGRLGYQPRGKTLGGSSSINGMIYIRGHRSDYDDWSVLGNSGWSYTDVLPYFRRSEQHHRGECDFHGGDGELYVGRVQPHRATDAFLSAAQQAGHRRNADFNGAEQEGVGHYDVTIREGRRWSTASAFLKPIRELRGNLTVLTGAHAQRILLQGKRASGVQVSIKGERLELTARKEVLLCAGAFGSPQLLMLSGIGEASELKPHGIAMQHELPGVGQNLQDHPDSVLCYKSHDTSLLGISARGTLRMGKSFVDYLRHRNGPFASNCAESGGFLKTSADLSRPDIQLHAVIGTIDDHGRKLHWGHGFSCHVCVLRPKSIGSVGLQSANPFAPPRIDPNFLGHEDDVQTLLKGYRMTREIIEQAPLAHYGLKPIYGKDLHSDEQLIELLRQRTDSVYHPIGTCKMGNDEMAVVDDRLRVRGIEALRVVDASIMPTLVGGNTNAPTIMIAERAAEWIIDAA
- a CDS encoding paraquat-inducible protein A, giving the protein MSSPPLAPELNLCLCHGCGHACDLGLGAHRCERCGAPLHARKADAIHRGWAYLIAALVFYVPANLLPVMRTEMLGQGVDSTIGGGVLEFWEAGAWDIALIIFIASIGVPAIKFFSLGLLLFTAQRHSTWARRQRSQLFRFVELIGYWSMLDVMVVALVAALVQMHGLGTIEPRPGILFFGLVVVLTMLSAMSFDPRLIWDSDPQKGDRVDGAGHR
- a CDS encoding paraquat-inducible protein A, translating into MPQAHDLIICEYCDAVYQRASLQRHQRALCVRCGGVLQRHIALTIQQRLALSLTGAVLLAFANLYPVMTINMQGLSNSATLWDSVMILSTGSITFIALVVALAIILAPMLQVALLIWVLGFALGGQRAPGFALCMRALEGVRPWSMLEVCLLGALVAVIKLAGLLEVIPGIGLMALAALSMLLIYVAGRDIRDLWGQV
- a CDS encoding AI-2E family transporter, yielding MTSRKFLEISGAREYLDVLIRAGLIAGLVIFCYEIFRPFLGVMLWAVILAVTLYPLNSRIANGIGISPGKAAILLVLLALVCLIAPLAFLGESIASSVQAALHSAQDWKLEIPPPTPAVQEWPVIGEPLFRIWNHASGDLSWALQQVVPHLKDLSKTLLVKLAGVGTGVLVFVVALIIAGVIMANGQRGAHRATVIAQRIFSPERGQELATLCAATIRAVAQGVVGIAFIQMLLIGVALVLMGVPGAGLIALLVLLLGIMQLPVLLITLPVVLYVFSQDGVGATTILFAIWTIAAGLSDNVLKPLMLGRGVAVPMPVVLIGALGGMISNGIIGLFIGPVVLAVGYELFNSWVDQLASQQAAAVEVDDGQAERSDSSR
- a CDS encoding AraC family transcriptional regulator, giving the protein MTALIRITSFTGFPELVGQLGGNPTQLLRRFRIDPRLLEDDEARVPFRALVDVLEYAAGELNCADFGLRLAEYQDLHVLGPVALIARNSATVGQALGEVSRFIGYHSPGIDVQLDRNDPEAPRLVIDLRLPGQLQQRQMQELAMGVAHNTMKLLCGARFSAKSLLLGGLTPLSAARYRRYFNTAVYTGQACNALVLRKEHLSQRVEQQDPQLHRVLLDYLSPFDAQAPAGLVHQVESLILRMLPTQRCRLALIAEQLGLHERVLQRRLAEQGCGFEALLEKARRSRAESYLAERHMPMSQVAGLLGYSEQSVFNRACRRWFGMTPLAMRRRLLEVTVVPDTGPGESA
- a CDS encoding PqiB family protein, whose protein sequence is MVQDTDKQAQPGHGDVQTRRWNVSLVWIVPIVALLIGASLVVRNWMQEGPTISISFRTGEGLVAHKTQVKYRSVVIGEVSSVELAPDRKSVIAKVQLSKEAESFASRSARFWVVRPRIGAGGVSGVDTLLSGSFIGADSGDSNIPEKSFTGLESPPPITYGEKGKRFMLTAGDLGSLDIGSSIYYRKIPVGQVVSYALKADGKGVDIGVFVEAPYDAFVTQDSRFWNASGVDVAVDANGLKVNTESLSSVLVGGLAFGTPDYAGDAKPATDQQAFELFADRDTALAPPSGKPLYLRLRFDQAMRGLSVGAPVEFMGVPFGKVTSLKLDYDQAKQSFPVMVDAVVYPERLGPVHQKMLKVFHHAPEDEAGTRRLLGAFVEHGLRAQARSGNLITGQMYVSLDFYPDAKPVAFDAGAQPFSIPTVPGSLDKLQEQLQQVVERISKLPLERIANNLDGNLRELQASLKQFNTQTLPGVTSTLAEVRQTLQTANSALAEDSPQREKLSDTLNELDRMSRSLRDLSDYLGRHPESLLRGRPKSSDANNLQP